From Triticum aestivum cultivar Chinese Spring chromosome 4A, IWGSC CS RefSeq v2.1, whole genome shotgun sequence, a single genomic window includes:
- the LOC123082447 gene encoding uncharacterized protein, translated as MGIGMEPRGVAACGTVAFSWEQEPGVSKESPAVEARKPSGGRSTTHDSAKEAEARTHQLRVPPPPGGPGAPSLSPPARSRSSKRGVRPEEDPFLAAYVACTASGRKTGRGHNEAQKMLGWAGLRFALGLGLSCKTSCGVAEESVVRLAKKP; from the coding sequence ATGGGTATAGGCATGGAGCCCAGAGGAGTCGCGGCGTGCGGGACGGTGGCCTTCTCCTGGGAGCAGGAGCCGGGGGTGTCCAAGGAGAGCCCGGCGGTCGAGGCGAGGAAGCCCTCCGGCGGAAGGAGTACTACGCATGACAGCGCCAAGGAGGCGGAGGCGCGGACGCACCAGCTGCGCGTGCCGCCTCCGCCGGGAGGTCCCGGAGCGCCGTCCCTGTCGCCGCCGGCGAGGAGCAGGTCCAGCAAACGCGGCGTCCGGCCGGAGGAGGACCCGTTCCTCGCGGCCTACGTCGCCTGCACGGCCAGCGGCAGGAAGACCGGCCGGGGCCACAACGAGGCCCAGAAGATGCTCGGGTGGGCCGGGCTTAGGTTTGCTCTTGGGCTCGGCCTCTCTTGCAAGACCTCTTGTGGTGTTGCAGAGGAGAGCGTCGTCAGACTGGCTAAAAAACCCTGA